In one window of Effusibacillus lacus DNA:
- a CDS encoding Crp/Fnr family transcriptional regulator, which translates to MLSLCAVCELREYDLFEGVEQKELDQLGKGSQPAVVPKRNYIFTPDEPSNAVYLLKKGRVRISRLSDTGKQFTLVTLEPGAIFGESALFGDEPRKYYAEALDDAYICKIDKKVFEEIVSRNPKVSLRLAQIVEQRLEEAQEQIENLVFYDVQTRLARLLLKLADLHGERVPGGVKIGIRLTHEDMASLIGSTRETTSKILNEFKAAGHIDVEKRQIILLDQKALADMQ; encoded by the coding sequence ATGCTAAGCCTATGCGCTGTCTGCGAGTTGCGTGAGTATGACCTGTTTGAAGGGGTCGAACAGAAAGAATTGGACCAGCTTGGCAAGGGCAGTCAACCGGCTGTCGTGCCGAAGCGAAATTATATTTTTACACCTGACGAACCAAGCAATGCGGTATACCTGTTGAAGAAAGGACGGGTTCGCATTTCCAGGCTGTCCGATACAGGCAAGCAGTTTACCCTGGTTACTCTGGAACCGGGTGCGATCTTCGGAGAAAGTGCGTTGTTTGGCGACGAGCCCCGCAAATATTATGCGGAAGCGCTGGATGATGCCTATATCTGCAAGATTGACAAGAAAGTGTTTGAAGAGATTGTTTCCCGCAACCCCAAGGTATCACTGCGGCTGGCCCAGATTGTGGAACAGCGGCTGGAGGAAGCCCAGGAGCAAATTGAGAATCTGGTGTTCTACGATGTCCAAACCCGTCTTGCCCGACTGCTCCTGAAGCTGGCAGACCTGCACGGGGAACGGGTTCCCGGCGGTGTCAAGATCGGGATCAGGCTCACCCACGAAGATATGGCGAGCCTGATCGGATCCACCCGGGAAACCACCAGCAAAATTCTCAACGAATTTAAGGCCGCAGGCCATATCGACGTGGAGAAAAGGCAAATCATATTGCTTGACCAGAAAGCGCTGGCCGACATGCAATAA
- a CDS encoding M50 family metallopeptidase, with protein MKWKVHPLFVVLMAMSAWTPYFGQMLLLFATVLLHELGHVGAALLFGYRVKDITILPFGGVARLEHGSLGWQPRHEAIIALAGPFINFVLLFLVIFLSGIGSLSDSVSSFLIQINLSLAFFNLLPALPLDGGRILRAALARTLGFRKATGVAIGMAFILSAVLLITGLLALWAGFVQAGMVTLGVFLFVSAWQLRRQLYYDTIRFLDTKRRQRNKRPLPVRSLAATADTPLIRVLAQFAPDAYHVVYIRGGQDHHLRILTEEELLEAAMKPGGIRLPLGRIFAE; from the coding sequence ATGAAATGGAAGGTTCATCCCCTTTTTGTTGTGCTGATGGCAATGTCTGCCTGGACTCCGTATTTTGGACAAATGCTGTTGCTGTTTGCCACCGTCCTGCTCCACGAACTCGGACATGTGGGGGCGGCCCTGCTCTTTGGATACCGGGTAAAAGACATAACCATCCTGCCCTTTGGGGGAGTCGCACGATTGGAGCATGGCTCGCTGGGATGGCAGCCCCGGCATGAGGCAATCATTGCATTGGCAGGGCCTTTTATCAATTTTGTGCTGCTGTTTCTGGTCATATTCCTTTCCGGTATCGGAAGTTTGTCCGACAGTGTGAGTTCTTTTCTGATTCAGATCAACTTATCCCTTGCGTTCTTTAATTTGTTGCCCGCACTCCCTCTTGACGGGGGAAGGATTCTGCGGGCAGCTCTGGCGCGGACGCTTGGGTTCCGGAAGGCTACGGGGGTGGCGATAGGCATGGCCTTCATTCTTTCAGCAGTTTTGCTGATAACGGGGCTGCTCGCTTTATGGGCCGGGTTTGTCCAGGCGGGAATGGTCACCTTGGGGGTGTTTCTGTTTGTGTCCGCATGGCAATTGCGCAGACAGCTCTATTACGACACCATTCGGTTTCTGGATACGAAACGCCGCCAGCGGAACAAGCGGCCTTTGCCCGTCAGGTCGCTGGCGGCTACGGCTGATACGCCGCTGATCAGGGTGTTGGCCCAATTCGCCCCGGATGCTTATCATGTTGTATACATCCGTGGTGGGCAAGACCATCATTTACGAATTCTGACAGAAGAAGAACTGTTGGAAGCCGCAATGAAACCGGGTGGAATCCGGCTGCCGCTGGGGCGAATTTTTGCAGAATAG